A genomic region of Cotesia glomerata isolate CgM1 linkage group LG9, MPM_Cglom_v2.3, whole genome shotgun sequence contains the following coding sequences:
- the LOC123271596 gene encoding serine/threonine-protein phosphatase PGAM5, mitochondrial-like — translation MSRFSRFQKFAAVLGVGTVSGAAAIYYNGYLFSKEKYEGTYNNTPKFPGVGELTPSIKWDSNWDRRDPKSLIKPKKLEAMTDENKYNAEIEAHKPRAARHILLIRHGQYNLNGSTDTQRILTELGRNQADCTGKRLQHLALPYSQIVKSTMTRAQETAKIIETSLPNVPVVDDSLLVEGCPILPEPPFGGWRPGIQYFQDGPRIEAAFRKYFHRASPKQEKDSYTIIVCHANVIRYLVCRALQFPPEAWSRFSLKHASITWISIQPSGRVILRGYGDAGHMPSEFLTTS, via the coding sequence atgtcaagatTTTCAAGATTTCAAAAATTCGCAGCTGTTCTAGGAGTTGGTACAGTAAGTGGAGCTGCTGCTATATATTACAACGGCTACTTGTTTTCTAAAGAAAAATACGAAGGTACGTACAATAACACGCCCAAGTTCCCAGGAGTTGGTGAGTTGACCCCTTCTATAAAATGGGACAGCAATTGGGACCGGAGAGACCcaaaaagtttgataaaacctAAAAAGTTAGAAGCAATGACCGACGAGAACAAGTACAACGCTGAAATCGAGGCCCACAAGCCGCGAGCAGCTAGACATATTCTCCTAATTCGCCACGGTCAGTATAACTTAAACGGATCAACGGACACCCAGAGAATCTTGACTGAACTGGGAAGAAATCAAGCTGATTGTACTGGCAAGCGCTTGCAGCACCTGGCTCTGCCTTATTCTCAGATCGTCAAGTCTACGATGACCAGAGCGCAAGAGACTGCCAAGATCATAGAGACCAGCTTGCCCAACGTACCTGTCGTTGATGACAGTCTTCTGGTCGAGGGATGTCCTATTCTTCCCGAGCCGCCGTTCGGCGGCTGGAGACCCGGGATCCAGTACTTCCAAGACGGACCCAGAATCGAAGCTGCCTTTAGGAAGTACTTTCATCGTGCTAGTCCTAAACAGGAGAAGGATTCTTATACGATAATTGTGTGCCATGCTAATGTCATCAGGTACCTTGTTTGCAGAGCTTTGCAGTTTCCTCCAGAAGCCTGGTCAAGGTTTTCGCTCAAGCATGCGAGCATCACTTGGATTTCTATTCAACCTAGTGGTCGGGTTATACTGCGCGGCTATGGAGATGCTGGACATATGCCTTCGGAGTTTTTGACGACCAGTTAA
- the LOC123272277 gene encoding TATA box-binding protein-associated factor RNA polymerase I subunit B, with translation MDACLNCGGTEFHAEAGFYYCNECHMQNETKKEQDVEFTHDAKTRMTSTRIQQAKKALDEEDRRLTSWEKYNFILIGLTNELIQVGAKENLKVVVAQLWSAYLAKLEVAFVSTNREARPKLSKKFDKRDAEIIYQKVFEKKKKKKTKYAGSVTSGSSASTSTSVRQVARRKRLLADSDYKSQVSSTTEAESSVASQVSDGELSDGSNTSSKSGPKGRGRLQFNALAREEIKSVTEKAKKVRKKFRKKFIATSQSLTSRYGPDIITPIKLWALLYLALRINNEDIHVSDIMRFIRDGHLSYYKLDHFIPSDVTFTKKEAVRMNTFRMLHHASLIPPIERLKKSLQIWKFPEPNLLTLIKKYCTELQLPNGVVQYAERILAKWPPGHNFDNKKYHKFPNYEAKAMAIVIVVMKMLFGLDGVTENEMSRVIERINEVAEERRILDARLFSFREWQRYIQCRRRTLINEHFPSKLQYEPFSLGNSHLYVNFQQSLDDKRDQPIIGDMKHNYTPTVLLDSMVDSIHEMANNLSDPKPSKVFTPSFTPQHSYLQQLLEDTKDTERTLPSILLQDFPNTKIGYIKNPESLKELAAQCDIELNIVYNSASYVRKVMQVFEPLTPKITLMQGLKKIHNNLTLVEAPTNKTISQMSDDPSDYLYRKRPGKILLETKKQRLFNKMMKLYKEQRLILEKELYEQNNETIQVSTTEESNQTIQEKSPEESEIIQDEFYEESNKINQDNDYFGFGQLLPNGKLKIPEGDSDSDDPPEKEDKFGNILLSRFEKQSMVNPIPNPWDAKKRFRNPWYETVKHNRPRPHPLVPYSRWYKKKIEALNAAEEKTKNTESAVEIIEPESTMSDTVVIAVNDNQNKENGVVEEENEGTIIFLSEDKKNETSIENIDLNEIPILILDDNIEVETTIVNKNTEIEATIIENKNKNTEIETTIKNKNTGIENKNTNEALVEILDENEMQIDFEAIEHKIEIDIKNVATIEINEPEAVELSDDVDDIIINDESAKETDDNPAPEKDKDKYKEVIINDDSSDDEVSILAESIDSRPDANQKDSLPEKELLTLFIPYKQYWLLRISGFHETMLKHFRLLEREFPANFRWLFRECVNIIEVAPQVLYKEICLVESYYTDVLAPDEHMEKCEEYNTKWFRSKCNRTHITRRWTTGTDK, from the exons atggaTGCATGTCTAAATTGTGGGGGTACTGAATTCCATGCGGAAGCTGGATTTTATTACTGCAATGAGTGTCACATGCAAAATGAg acaaaaaaagaacaagatgTGGAGTTTACACATGACGCCAAGACGCGCATGACTTCAACTAGGATTCAACAGGCGAAGAAAGCTCTGGATGAag AGGACAGACGTTTAACTTCCTGGGAAAagtataatttcattttaattggttTGACAAATGAATTAATTCAAGTGGGAGCAAAGGAAAACCTTAAAGTGGTAGTCGCGCAACTATGGTCCGCTTACTTGGCGAAACTTGAAGTTGCTTTTGTGTCTACAAACAGAGAAGCTCGTCCTAAACTTTCcaaaaaattcgataaaaG agatgctgaaattatttatcaaaaagtatttgaaaaaaagaagaaaaaaaaaacaaaatatgcTGGTAGTGTAACTAGTGGTAGCAGCGCTAGTACGTCAACGTCTGTTCGACAAGTGGCTAGACGAAag agacTTTTAGCTGATTCTGACTACAAGTCTCAAGTTTCGAGCACCACAGAAGCTGAGTCTAGTGTTGCAAGCCAGGTAAGTGACGGCGAGCTTTCGGATGGATCTAATACTTCGTCTAAAAGTGGACCTAAAGGACGAGGAAG ATTACAGTTCAATGCGTTAGCGAGAGAAGAAATTAAATCAGTCACAGAAAAGGCTAAAAAAGTgcgaaaaaaattcagaaaaaaatttatagctaCTAGCCAGTCTCTCACATCCAGATATGGACCCGATATAATTACGCCGATAAAATTATGGGCGCTTCTTTATTTAGCTCTCAGAATTAACAATGAAGATATTCATGTGTCTGATATAATgag atTCATTAGAGATGGACATTTATCTTATTATAAATTGGACCATTTTATACCCTCTGATGTAACCTTTACAAAAAAAGAAGCGGTTCGAATGAACACATTTCGGATGCTTCATCATGCAAGCTTGATACCACCCATCGAACGATTGAAAAAATCTTTGCAGATCTGGAAGTTTCCGGAACCCAACTTGCtgacattgataaaaaaatactgtaCAGAATTACAGTTACCCA ACGGCGTTGTTCAGTATGCAGAACGAATTTTGGCAAAGTGGCCACCAGGACACAATTTTGACAATAAAAAGTATCACAAATTTCCCAACTACGAAGCCAAAGCCATGGCAATTGTTATCGTTGTTATGAAGATGCTGTTCGGATTGGACGGAGTCACCGAAAATGAAATGAGCCGAGTTATTGAAAGAATAAATGA aGTTGCCGAGGAAAGAAGAATACTTGACGCAAGACTTTTCAGTTTTCGCGAATGGCAGCGTTACATCCAGTGTCGTCGACGCACACTGATAAATGAGCACTTTCCGAGCAAACTGCAGTATGAACCATTTTCACTAGGCAATAGCCATCTTTACGTAAACTTCCAGCAATCACTCGACGATAAAAGAGACCAGCCGATTATTGGAGATATGAAGCATAATTACACCCCCACAGTTTTATTAGATTCCATGGTTGATAGTATTCATGAAATGGCTAACAATTTATCAGATCCTAAACCGTCCAAAGTTTTTACTCCATCTTTTACGCCTCAACATTCTTATCTTCAGCAATTACTTGAAGATACAAAAGATACTGAGCGAACTTTGCCGAGTATTCTTTTGCAGGATTTTCCTAATACAAAAATTGGATACATTAAAAATCCTGAGTC gctCAAAGAACTTGCAGCTCAGTGTGACATCGAACTCAATATCGTCTACAATTCAGCGTCTTACGTAAGAAAAGTTATGCAAGTTTTTGAACCGCTTACAcctaaaataactttaatgcaaggattaaaaaaaattcacaataaTTTAACACTTGTCGAAGCTCCAACTAATAAGACAATTTCTCAAATGTCAGACGACCCTTCCGATTATTTATACCGTAAACGTCCCGGTAAAATTCTTTTGGAGACAAAAAAACAGcgactttttaataaaatgatgaaattataCAAAGAGCAAAGATTAATTTTGGAGAAAGAATTGTATGAACAAAATAATGAAACTATTCAAGTATCTACGACTGAAGAAAGTAATCAAACTATTCAAGAAAAATCTCCTGAAGAAAGTGAAATTATCCAGGATGAATTTTATGAAGaaagcaataaaattaatcaagataatgattattttggattcggACAACTGCTTCCGAatggaaaattgaaaattcctGAGGGTGATTCCGATTCTGATGACCCTCCAGaaaaagaagataaatttGGTAATATTCTTTTGTCAAGGTTTGAAAAACAATCTATGGTAAACCCGATTCCTAATCCTTGGGATGCTAAGAAAAGATTTAGAAATCCGTGGTATGAAACGGTGAAACATAATAGACCCAGGCCACATCCTCTTGTGCCTTATTCAAGATggtataagaaaaaaatagaagCTCTTAATGCTGCtgaagaaaaaacaaaaaatacagAGTCTGCTGTTGAAATTATTGAGCCAGAATCAACAATGTCGGACACTGTAGTGATTGCTGTtaatgataatcaaaataaagaaaatggAGTTGTAGAagaagaaaatgaaggaacaattatttttttaagtgaagataaaaaaaatgaaacttcaattgaaaatatagatttaaatgaaattccaattttaattttagatgaCAATATTGAAGTTGAAACaacaattgttaataaaaatactgaaattgaagcaacaataattgaaaataaaaat aaaaatactgaaattgaaacaacaattaaaaataaaaatactggaattgaaaataaaaatacaaatgaaGCTCTAGTAGAGATTTTAGATGAAAATGAAATGCAAATTGATTTTGAAGCTATTGAacataaaatagaaattgatattaaaaatgttgcaactattgaaattaatgaacCCGAAGCTGTAGAGCTTAGTGACGATGTTgatgatataataattaatgacgAATCTGCTAAAGAAACTGATGATAATCCTGCACCAGaaaaagataaagataaatataaagaaGTTATTATTAACGATGATTCTTCTGATGACGAAGTATCAATTTTAGCTGAAAGTATTGACTCACGTCCTGACGCTAATCAGAAAGATTCATTGCCTGAAAAAGAACTGCTGACTTTATTTATTCCTTACAAACAGTATTGGCTATTGAGAATCTCCGGATTTCATGAAACCATGCTCAAGCATTTCAGGTTACTAGAACGCGAGTTTCCAGCTAATTTTCGATGGCTTTTTCGCGAATGCGTCAATATTATCGAAGTTGCTCCTCAAGTTCTGTATAAAGAAATTTGCTTGGTGGAGAGTTACTACACTGATGTTCTTGCTCCTGATGAGCATATGGAAAAGTGCGAAGAATATAACACCAAGTGGTTTCGGTCTAAATGTAATAGGACGCATATTACAAGAAGATGGACTACTGGGACGGATAAATAA